A part of Schistosoma mansoni strain Puerto Rico chromosome W, complete genome genomic DNA contains:
- a CDS encoding putative dna repair endonuclease xp-f / mei-9 / rad1 gives MYELLEYEASILVDIHHESSLLVLADGLGMDTIIYNTLRLHSDPHNLVLVSNYRIPEARFLAGILEKNGIIHSPGIITAEVNNKEREAIYKRGGVVFVSSRILVVDLLMERMPVSLVSGVLILRAHELHEACQDSFVIQLLRERNPQLFIKAFSDNSLSLTSGYNHAERIMLLLGISKLVLWPRFNMQVVSCLNESQPDVEEVHVKLTSEMIICQSCILDLMKASLKELCDQNPTLNTDDLTLEKALLPNFDSLISLYVDPVWNQLSSVSRRLVGDIASLRRLLHLLIEGDAVNFLTNIEGLRQAALASLGVTQKSEINSRRAASRGCPSWFLMDQADRLLASARSRVYADYSKKLLNVEISPKWKALSELLKEIYTNTTDQTSNSTILILVSRENTARYLERYLQRGIQSIKKFLVQTSDLPELQAHKIIQKSLELMNTKCSGESSVTNLTQICKKYQFDELFEDNDSSSSSEENCTMENTEKITNNDNRLPLGCHEVSIHPSLLISSNIKMSNSLRIIIRVAPTFSGDENSQFYGSTKDHPDVSNLFIQQYGYRLSYVLDVLQPNYVILYEPNVSWVRELEVYNARLLIQRFSKNESSSNIGERNNSLPSLKIYFVLYENSVEEQRYLTSLRKEKEAFESLIQLSSTIVIPKDTTIPYGKLNPDDNQAVSRVIVDMREFRSELPALLHRKGLKVEPMTLSIADYILAPHLCVERKSVSDLIGSLNSGRLYHQATAMSRHYASPVLLIEFSIPNKVGFTLYTGRHAINPSSEFNSHHLLAKLVLLTIHFPNLRIFWSMTPYCTAELFAEIKLGRPEPSAEKLPQDGDHLEDHNVEAVDMLLKLPGISWKNYRRIMSHVSSLYDLVNCSIERLTEILDNSSNLIYLFKLLIPSESAVKLHNFLHSKCNGLVSNASTVSDIADESFKCPNKRKARLNLSASVRTRRGKSCGPTKR, from the exons ATGTATGAACTGCTCGAGTACGAAGCTTCTATTCTTGTCGATATTCACCACGAGAGCTCATTGTTGGTGCTTGCCGATGGTCTGGGAATggatacaattatttataacaCACTAAGATTACATTCAGATCCTCACAACTTAGTGCTTGTTTCGAACTATCGTATTCCAGAAGCTCGTTTTCTAGCAGGTATACTGGAAAAGAATGGTATAATCCACTCTCCTGGGATAATTACTGCTGAGGTAAATAATAAGGAACGTGAGGCAATTTACAAGCGAGGTGGTGTGGTATTTGTCAGTTCTCGCATATTAGTTGTGGACTTACTGATGGAAAGAATGCCTGTCTCTTTGGTTTCCGGTGTCTTAATTCTTCGGGCACATGAGCTACACGAGGCATGTCAAGATAGTTTCGTTATTCAGCTTCTCAGAGAACGCAATCCCCAATTGTTTATCAAGGCTTTCAGTGATAACTCATTGTCTTTGACTTCTGGTTACAATCATGCAGAAAGGATTATGTTGCTGCTGGGTATTTCAAAGCTTGTTCTTTGGCCAAGATTTAATATGCAGGTTGTTTCCTGTCTAAATGAAAGCCAACCTGATGTGGAAGAAGTTCAC GTAAAGTTGACTTCAGAAATGATTATTTGTCAGTCATGTATACTTGATCTTATGAAGGCGTCATTAAAAGAATTATGCGATCAAAATCCAACATTAAATACGGACGATCTTACCTTAGAAAAAGCTTTGTTACCGAATTTCGACAGTCTT ATCTCGTTATACGTTGACCCTGTATGGAATCAGCTCAGTTCAGTTAGTCGACGTCTTGTCGGAGATATTGCCAGCTTGAGACGTTTACTACACTTATTGATTGAAGGAGATGCTGTCAACTTTTTAACCAATATCGAAGGTTTACGTCAAGCCGCTCTAGCAAGTTTGGGCGTGACCCAAAAGAGTGAAATAAATTCAAGAAGGGCTGCTTCAAGAGGTTGTCCTAGTTGGTTTTTGATGGATCAAGCTGATCGTCTTTTGGCGTCTGCAAGGTCTCGTGTGTATGCTGACTACAGCAAAA AATTATTAAATGTTGAGATTAGTCCAAAATGGAAAGCACTTTCTGAACTACTAAAAGAAATCTATACCAACACAACTGATCAAACATCAAATAGCACCATATTAATTCTTGTCAGTCGCGAAAATACAGCAAGGTATCTGGAACGTTATTTACAACGTGGAATACAATCAATCAAGAAGTTTCTTGTTCAAACTTCAGATCTACCTGAATTACAGGCACATAAAATAATACAGAAG TCTCTCGAATTAATGAATACAAAATGTTCTGGAGAATCATCCGTAACTAATCTTACACAAATTTGCAAAAAATATCAATTTGATGAATTATTTGAAGATAATGACAGTTCATCTTCATCAGAGGAAAATTGTACAATGGAAAATACTGAAAAAATCACTAACAATGATAATCGTTTGCCTTTAGGATGTCATGAAGTTAGCATTCATCCTAGTTTATTAATTTCATCCAATATAAAGATGTCTAATTCACTTAGAATTATTATACGTGTAGCACCAACATTTTCAGGTGATGAAAATAGTCAGTTTTATGGGTCAACAAAAGATCACCCAGATGTATCGAATTTATTTATACAACAATATGGTTATCGATTATCATATGTTTTAGATGTTCTTCAACCTAATTATGTGATATTATATGAGCCCAATGTATCATGGGTCAGAGAATTAGAAGTGTACAATGCACGTCTTCTAATTCAACGTTTCTCGAAAAATGAATCTTCAAGTAACATCGGAGAGCGTAATAATTCTTTACcttcattaaaaatatattttgtactGTATGAAAATTCCGTTGAAGAACAACGATATTTAACAAGTTTACGTAAA GAAAAAGAAGCATTTGAATCTCTTATTCAGCTAAGCAGTACTATTGTTATACCAAAAGATACAACAATACCATATGGAAAATTGAACCCAGATGATAATCAAGCCGTGTCTCGTGTAATCGTAGATATGCGTGAATTTCGTAGTGAGCTACCAGCACTCTTACACAGAAAAGGATTAAAA GTAGAACCTATGACTTTAAGTATTGCAGATTATATTCTTGCTCCGCATTTATGTGTTGAAAGAAAATCTGTTAGTGATCTCATTGGTTCTCTTAACTCTGGACGACTATATCATCAAGCTACTGCAATGTCACGTCATTATGCAAGTCCAGTTCTTCTTATTGAATTTTCTATACCTAATAAAG TTGGTTTTACCTTGTACACTGGGCGACATGCAATTAACCCTAGTTCAGAGTTTAATTCCCATCATCTTTTAGCTAAACTTGTTTTGCTCACTATTCACTTCCCTAATTTACGAATATTTTGGAGCATGACTCCCTATTGTACTGCAGAATTGTTTGCAGAGATCAAACTTGGTCGGCCAGAACCAAGTGCTGAAAAACTTCCTCAG GATGGTGATCATTTAGAGGATCATAATGTTGAGGCTGTTGACATGCTATTAAAATTACCAGGCATATCATGGAAAAATTATCGGCGCATAATGAGTCATGTTTCTTCGTTATACGATTTGGTTAACTGCAGTATAGAAAGGTTAACAGAAATTTTGGATAACAG